The nucleotide sequence TTGCCGCGGGCGAGATCGACGAATCCAGTCTGATCCGTTGGATTCGCGACACCTGGCCGAAGGCGTAGCGCGATCCGCGGCGCGCCGTCCCAGCACTCTGGGCGCGGCCCCGGACGGTGCCTATCTCCGGTCACGTCCTGTCAGGAATTGATCCCAGCCCATGGCCGAGACCGACCGCGAAGCCAACCGCTTCACCGCCCGCGCGAGCCGCTACGCCAGCGTCGGCGCCAATGTCGGGGGCGTGGCCGCGCGAATGGCGGCGGCGCGCCTGTTCGGCGGCAAGGACGGCGCGAGCCTGAACAACGCTGCGGCTCTGGCCCAGGCGCTCGGCGGCCTCAAGGGGCCGATCATGAAGGTGGCGCAGCTGCTCGCCACCGTGCCGGATCTCCTGCCGCCTGAATACGCTGCCGAGCTGCAGAAGCTTCAAGCAGACGCGCCGCCGATGGGCGCCGCCTTCGTCAAGCGTCGGATGATGGCCGAACTCGGGGCCGACTGGCAGACCCGCTTCGGCCGCTTCGACCTCAAGCCCGCCGCCGCGGCCTCCCTCGGTCAGGTCCACCGCGCCGAATCACTCGACGGCGCGCCGCTCGCCTGCAAGCTTCAGTATCCCGACATGCAGTCGGCGGTGGAAGCCGACCTCAAGCAACTTCAGGTCGCCTTCGCCCTGCACCGTCGCATGAATTCCTGGCTCGATACCTCGGAGATCGCCAAGGAGATCGGCGCGCGGGTTCGCGAGGAGCTGGATTACAGCAGGGAGGCCAAGCATGCCGCCCTCTACGGCGATGTGCTCAAGGACATCGACGCGGTGCGGGTGCCGACGGTGCATCCCAGCCTCTCGACGAAGCGGCTGCTCACTCTCGGCTGGCTCGACGGTGAGCGAATCCTCACCTTCGCCGATGCCCCGATCGAGACCCGCAATCGCATCGCTCAGGCGATGTTCAAGGCGTGGTGGCACCCCTTCAGCCGCGCCGCCGTGATTCACGGCGACCCGCATCTGGGCAACTACACCGTCTTCTCGGAGGACGGCGAGGCGCAGGGCATCAACCTGCTCGATTACGGCTGCGTGCGCATCTTCCACCCGCGCTTCGTCGGCGGCGTGGTCGACCTCTATCGCGGGCTGTTGGAAGACGACCGGGACCGCGTCGTCCACGCCTATGAGGTCTGGGGTTTCAAGCGCCTCGACAAGGAAACGGTCGACATCCTCAACATCTGGGCCCGGTTCATCTACGGCCCCCTGCTCGAAGACCGCACGCGCACCGTCGCGGACGGCGTCGAGCCCGGCGCCTACGGACGGCGGGAAGCGTTCTCCGTGCATCAGGCGCTCAAAGAGCGCGGTCCGGTGACGATTCCACAGGAATTCGTCTTCATGGACCGGGCGGCGGTCGGGCTCGGTGCCGTGTTCCTGCACCTGCGCTCCGAACTGAACTACCACCGCCTGTTCGAAGCCGAGATCGAGCGCTTCTCCCTCGAGACGCTCTCCCAGCGTCAGGAAATGGCGCTGGCCGAGGCTGGGCTACCGGCCCCGGCATAACAAAAGTCGGCTCACGATCCACCACCCTGACCGTCAAGCTGATTGCGAGTGAGTTAGCCTTGCGCTAAATCCGCGCGTGACAAGCAAAACGATACCAGGGAACGGGCGCGCAATGGCGGACACGAAGACCCTCACCGGCCTGAACTACAGCCCGGCGATGGACGAGAAGACCCACGAGCAGACCTACCGGGGCTTCGTCCGCTTCGTCGAGATCGGCACCGTCACCGTACTGTGCTGGGTCGTGGCACTGGCCATCGGCGGCGTGCACGAGGCCTGGGTGACCGCGATCATCGGCGTGCTGGTGTCCTGGGTGGCGGCCGCCGCCGGTGCCTTCGTCCCGGCCATCGGATGGAAGGCTCAGGCCTTCGTCCTCGCCGCACTCCTCGCGATCCTCTTCCTGAGCTGAGGATTGAGGTTTTCGGGCCGGCCCTCCGGGTCGGCCTTTTTCAGATCTGAACTTCCAAGAAGGCTCGGATACCGGCACGCCGAAAGGCGGCTGTAAGAACGGGAGCAACTGATGCGTATTGCCGTCTTGACGGAGACGGACCCGATAGAACCACGGGTCGCGGCCGTCCCAGAAACGGTCAAGAAGTTCATTGGTCTGGGCAGCGAGGTC is from Methylorubrum sp. B1-46 and encodes:
- a CDS encoding AarF/ABC1/UbiB kinase family protein; the protein is MAETDREANRFTARASRYASVGANVGGVAARMAAARLFGGKDGASLNNAAALAQALGGLKGPIMKVAQLLATVPDLLPPEYAAELQKLQADAPPMGAAFVKRRMMAELGADWQTRFGRFDLKPAAAASLGQVHRAESLDGAPLACKLQYPDMQSAVEADLKQLQVAFALHRRMNSWLDTSEIAKEIGARVREELDYSREAKHAALYGDVLKDIDAVRVPTVHPSLSTKRLLTLGWLDGERILTFADAPIETRNRIAQAMFKAWWHPFSRAAVIHGDPHLGNYTVFSEDGEAQGINLLDYGCVRIFHPRFVGGVVDLYRGLLEDDRDRVVHAYEVWGFKRLDKETVDILNIWARFIYGPLLEDRTRTVADGVEPGAYGRREAFSVHQALKERGPVTIPQEFVFMDRAAVGLGAVFLHLRSELNYHRLFEAEIERFSLETLSQRQEMALAEAGLPAPA
- a CDS encoding aa3-type cytochrome c oxidase subunit IV, whose protein sequence is MADTKTLTGLNYSPAMDEKTHEQTYRGFVRFVEIGTVTVLCWVVALAIGGVHEAWVTAIIGVLVSWVAAAAGAFVPAIGWKAQAFVLAALLAILFLS